The Lutibacter sp. A64 genome segment TTTTTACGTGTCTACTTTCTATGTTTAAAGGGTAACTTTTAATACTGTCAATAAATGATTTTTGGGTATCTAATCTTGTAATTTTGTAACCTTTTCTAACTCTATCAGGTAAACCTAAAGCTTTTACATCAGTAGCATATAAGTCTGTTACATCTATAACTGTTGCAGTTTTATCTTCAGATAAAGCTTTAATTGGAAAAGCATATAAAACAGGTTCAAAGTTTGAGTTTGTAACTGCTTCGTGTACTGGTAAATCTTCATCAGCTACAACATTATGAGATACAACTCGTAATAAAATTTGTTTTCCTTTTTTTTGCCAGCGTAAAACTTTTGTATTTGCTTTTTGTCCACCAAAACTACTATTGTTTGAAGTGTTTTTGGCTATTCTAGTAACCATTAACATTTCTCTTTCTAGTAAAGAATCTGGAATTTCAAAAAGGTATTTATCATCTACAAAATGGACTTTAAATAAACCTTCATCGGTTTTTGCATCTTTGGTAATTACTTTTCCGTAAGGAAGTATATCACCTTTTTTTGGTTTTGGTGTTGCTGCTGCAGCTGCTTTAGCAGCAGCTTCTTGTTCTTTCTTTTTCTTCCTTTGAGCATCTGCTTGGGAAGTAACACCCACTATTAATAGTAGTGTTAATAGTGTGGTAAAAAATTTACGAGTCATGCGTTTTTTATGATTAATTAATGATTAAAAATTATTAAACGCCTAATTTATTAAACCTCAGTACAAAAAATCTTAAAAAATTGTTAAAGAAAAAACCGTTATTAGTAATGTTAAACTATTTTTTAACAAATTGATTTTAAAAAAAATTAAAAAATAAAGATATTTTTAACAGTTATCAGTTCTTTTTTAATTGTTTTTGAATTTTTTTAATGGCATTTTCAATTGGTTTTTCGGGTTCAATTACATTAAATTCGCCCCAAAATTCAGGATCTGAAAAGCCTTGTGCTTCATCACTAAGAATTATAGATGGTTTTAACCGATCTTTAAATTTAATGGTGTTTATGTTTGTAGTTTTTTCCCAATCTGTAATTGCTATTTCCATAATTAGATTGTAAACTGAATTAAATAAACGTTTATCATAGTTTATTTTAAAACCTAATTCAATTCTACTGTATCCAAAATACCATTTGCCATCTTTTTCTCTATAATTTATTTGGTAAGAAGCTTTTATAGGTGTAACATCTGCTTTTTTTGGTTTTTTAACAACAAATAATCTACTAGCTTCTTGTTTGTTGTCTAAATTTAAGTGGAATTTAGTGCTAATTAAGGCGTAAGTATTAGCATCTATAAATAATTGACCATAGTAAAAAGGGGTTTTAATATGGTTTTTTTGTTTAAAATTAACTACATATATAGGTCTGTTGTCTATTTTGGTAGCATTTGCAAATTTAAACTGATAGTTTTCAAAAACATCATCTCCAAAAAACTCGAATGTATTTTTTATAACATCAATTTTTAGGGTGCTAGAAGGACCTCCTTTTAGCTTTAAAGTAATGGTGTCTAATTTGTTATAATCTGTACTTTTACGTGCTTTATAAAGTTTAATTAAATCCTTTTTACGATTTAGATATGATTGTTTGTTAACCTCAATTACTGCTTCAGAAAGCGATACGTAACTTCTTCTTTTTTTAATTGTTTCTCTATAAAAGGCTGTCATAGATGTGGCAAAATCAAAATAATTGTGTTGTTTGTTTTTTAACATTTCTCGTATCAATGCATCGGCATTTTCGATGTTTATTTTAATTTCAGAAAGTTTTTCAATATGAGTTTCTAATGTAATTACGATTTTGTCTTCATTTAAAGTATTAAAGTCGATTGCTTTATTTGTATAACCTAAAAAAGAAACTGTAACGAGATTTTTACTATATTTTTTTGGAATTTTTAATTGAAATTCACCCTGTGTATTTGTTATAGAACTTATATTGGTATTGTTAACTAAAAGCGTTGCAAAAACTAATGGTTTTTTTGATTTTGAATCTATAATTTTACCTTTATACTGCTTAAAATCAACAGTGTCATTAACAATTAATGTACTTGAATAGACAATATTTTGAAATCCTATTAGGGAAATAAAAATAAAAATGGAAACTTTATTAGATAGTATTTTAAGAAATAGATTTTTATTTTTCATAACTCAATAATTTAGTTTTCATTTTACAAGTTACTGATTTTTAAGCTATTTTTAAAATAAAAAATGTATTTCAACTTCGTTAAATGTTTTTTTAAGTTCGAAGTTGAAATACATTTATACAATTTATACTATTGCTAGAATAGAGGTTTTAAGTTTTGTTAATTTTTTGAAACTGGAAATCCGCGGTCTCTCATTAATGCGTCTATTTTAGCATCTCTACCTCTAAATAATCTATAAGCTTCAGCAGGATCCATTGAGTTTCTAGGTGCAAATAAATACTTTACCATTTTCGCAGCCAATTCTTTATCGTAAAATCCGTTTGGAGCCTCAGCAAAAGCTTCTGCAGCATCAGCTGTTAAAACATCAGCCCACATATAACCGTAATATGCAGTTGCGTAACCTTCACCTGAAAAAACATGTCCAAAATGTGGTGTTCTATGGCGCATAACCAATTCTTTCGGCATATTCATTGCTTCTAATGTTTCTTTTTCAAAAGCATCAATATCAATATTTGTTGGGTCTGCTAAGTGAAGTTTCATATCCATTATTGCAGAAGCTAAATATTCGGTTGTAGCAAAACCTTGGTTAAAAGTAGATGCTTTTTTAATTTTTTCAACTAAACTTTGAGGAATTGCTTCTCCTGTTTTATAATGAACTAAAAATTGATTTATCACTTTATCTGTAGCTAGCCAACGTTCTAATACTTGAGATTGGAATTCTGTGTAATCTCTAACGCCACCATTTAAAGTAGGGTATTTTACATTTGAAGAAAAGAAATGCAATGCGTGTCCGAATTCGTGTAAAAATGTGGTAGCATCATCCCAAGAAACTAATAATGCTTCACCTGCAGCTGGTTTAACAAAGTTAGAGTTGTTAGATGCTAATACAGTTTTTTCACCATTAAAAGTAGTATGACTTCTATAGGTTGTAGCCCAAGCTCCTGAGCGTTTTCCTGGTCTTGCAAATGGGTCTAAATACCATAATCCAATATGTTTTCCAGTTGTTTTATCTGTTACTTCCCAAACGTTTACATCTTCATGAAAAACAGGAACGCTTCCTTCTGGAACTGGTGTAAAATTGTAATTAAATAATTCGCTTGCTACAAAAAATAGCGCTTCAGTTAGTTTATCTAATTGTAAGTATTGTTTTACTTCGTCAGAATCTAAATCATATTTTTGTTGACGAACTTTTTCTGCGTAGAAACGGTAATCCCAAGGTTCAATTGTAATGTTGTCTCCATTTGCATTTGCAACAGCTTGCATATCAGCAACTTCTTCTTTAACTCTTGCAATAGCAGCAGGCCAAACCGCATTCATTAAATTCATAGCGTTTTCAGGAGTTTTTGCCATTCTGTTTTGCAAACGCCAATCACCAAAATTATCATAACCTAATAATTCTACTCGTTCTTTTCTAAGTTGTAAAATTTTAGCTATATTTTTATTATTATCAAACTCATCTGCATTATCGCCTCTCGAATAATAATTTGTCCAAACTTGCTTACGTAATTCTCTTTCGGTTGAATAGGTTAAGAACGGATCTATATAAGAGCGTGTATTAGGTACTGCGTATTTACCTTCGTGCCCTTTTTCTGAAGCAATTTTAGCCATAGATTTAATCATTCCTTCTGATAAGCCACCTAATTGACCTTTAGTTAAGTATACTACATAATTTTCTTCGTCGGCTAAAATGTTATTTGAGAAATTAGTATATAATGAAGAAAGTTCTTTGTTTATGGCTGCGTAACGTGCTTTTTTTTCAGCGTCTAATTCTGCGCCACCCATAGCAAAATCTTCGTAAATAAGTTGAATAACGCGTTGTTGGTCGGCTTCTAAAGGGTTTTTAATAGCGTTGTTGTAAACGGTTTTAATACGTTTAAATAATTCAGAATTTTGTGAAATTTTAGAGTTGAATTCAGATATAATTGGAGCCATTTCACTTTGAATTGCTCTAAATTCTGAAGATGAAATATTAGAACTCCAAATACCATAATATTTAAAAACTCTACTCAATGCTTCTCCAGATTTTTCTAGCGGGACAATGGTGTTTTCAAATGTTGGAGCTTCTGTGTTTGCTGTAATTTCATCAATTTCTTGAAGTTTTAGCTCCATACCTTTTTCAATTGCAGGTTTAATATCTGTAAGATTCATTTTATCAAAAGCTGGAACTCCACCATAAGGACCTGTCCATTCTTGTAATAATATATTATTTTCGGTCATGTTTTTTGTTGTTTGCTTATTCTCTTTGCAACTTGTAAATGCGAGTGTTATACATAAAATGGTTGCAAATAGCGTTGTTGTTTTTTTAGACATATATATTAACTGTTTATTAAATTGATTGTTGCTTCAAAATTAACGTTTTAACAATAATTTTTATGCGATGCCTTTAATTTCAAGACGTTTAAATTAGTTAATATAATGTTAAATTTTTATTATTTTGAAGTTGCTACGTATAATTTAATGCTATTTGAAATAGTTTTAAATGGCATAAATTGTAAAAAAAAGACTGCCTAAAATAAATTAAGCAGTCTCTTTATAGTTATTTTAAAAGCTTTTTCTAAATTTTAAAAGCTTCTTTTATTTTAGCTACGTAGTCTAATTTTTCCCATGTAAATAATTCAACATCTAAAGAAACTTTAGAGCCATCTACATTTGTAAATGTTTTATTTACAATACGGTTGTCTCTTCCCATATGTCCGTAAGCAGCTGTTTCTAAATACATTGGTTGGCGTAATTTTAAACGTTCTTCAATAGCAGAAGGTCTCATATCAAACAATGTTGATACAATTTCAGCAATTTCACCATCTGCTTTGTTAACTTTAGAAGTTCCGTAAGTGTTTACGTAAATTCCCATAGGTTCTGCAACACCAATGGCATAAGAAACCTGAATTAAAATTTCATCAGCAACACCAGCCGCAACTAAATTTTTAGCAATATGGCGCGTTGCATAAGCAGCACTTCTATCTACTTTACTAGGATCTTTTCCAGAAAAAGCACCACCACCGTGTGCACCTTTTCCACCGTAAGTATCTACAATAATTTTTCTACCAGTTAAGCCGGTATCACCGTGAGGTCCGCCAATTACAAATTTTCCTGTTGGGTTAACGTGGTATTTAATATTATCGTTAAATAAAGCTTGTATTGAAGTTGGTAATTTTGCAATTACTCTTGGTATTAAAATATTGATAATGTCTGACTTAATTTTAGCTAACATTTCAATATCATCTTCTAAAAATTGATCGTGTTGTGTTGAAACAACAATATCTTTAATCCTAAACGGAACATTATCATCGGTATATTCAATGGTAACCTGACTTTTAGAATCTGGACGTAAATAGGTGATTTCGTTGTTTTCTCTTCTTAATGCAGCTAATTCATGTAAAATTCTATGACTTAAATCTAAAGCCAATGGCATTAAATTTTCAGTTTCGTTGGTAGCGTAACCAAACATCATACCTTGGTCTCCCGCTCCTTGTTCTTCTTTTGTAGCTCTATCAACACCTTGGTTAATATCTTGAGATTGTTCGTGGATTGCAGATAAAACACCGCAAGAGTTTCCATCAAACATATATTCTCCTTTTGTGTAACCAATATTGTTAATAACATCTCTTGCTATTTTTTGAACATCTAAATAAGTTTTAGATTTTACTTCTCCAGCCAATACAACTTGACCAGTGGTTACTAAGGTTTCACAAGCTACTTTTGAATTTGAATCAAAAGCTAAAAAGTTATCTACTAATGCATCTGAAATTTGATCTGAGACTTTGTCTGGATGCCCTTCTGATACAGATTCTGATGTGAATAAATATGACATAATTATTTAATTTTAAATTGTTTGAAGAGAGGTTTGTTGATTGCGTTGGTCGCTAAAAGGAGTAAAAAATTACTGCTTTAGCATTTTTTAACGAGGTTGCAATCAGATCAAATTTTTCCTCCTAAATATTTCGTCTGCAAATTTATGAAAAATAAAAAGTTATAAGCTAAATAACTGTTAAATAATTTCTAAATATATTTTTTGTAATGATTTTGAGTTTTTTACGACTTCTTATTTACTAAACTAATTAAAATGAAAAACTTAATTGTATTCATGCTTTTTGTAATAACATTTAGCAATTGCTCAGAAAATAACGATGAAATGGATGTTATTGAAGTACGTATAGAAAATGAAGAAAACAATATAAATGAAGAAAATACTACAAGTGAACCCACTTTAATAATGGGTGATTTTATTGATGGGGCACATCCAACTTCCGGAAAAGCATCTGTAAATTCAGATAAATCAGTTTTATCGTTTACAAATTTTAAAACAGATAATGGGCCTAAATTACTAGTTTATTTATCAACGGATTCAAATGCTAATGAGTTTGTAAATTTGGGAGATTTAAAGGGGATTATTGGAGATTTTACTTATGGTATTCCTGAAAATATAGATGTTTCAAAATACAATATTGTAAATATTTGGTGTGTAGATTTTTCTGTTAGTTTTGGAACAGCAACATTAAAATAAATAAAATATTTATTGGATTTTAAAAAAATGTGATTACATTTGTCGTATCAAAAAAGAATAAAATGACAATTAAATTTAATATAATGCGTGCTATGATGTGTAGAATTTACACAGAGGATGCTATTGTTTAAAATTTAATAAAACATAAATAATAAAAACCTCTGATGAAAATCAGAGGTTTTTTATTTTAAAAACAATTATAATATGAAAATTACTTTCCAAAATAGAACGTCAAACCAATTTGAAATGTGTATGCGAATGATGCGTAACACAATGAACTGGTATTGCCTAAAATAAATGGAAAATAAAATCTAATTAGATAAAAGTCCCTTTGGTAATACCTAGAACCAAAGGGACTTTTTTTATTAAAAATTAAAACTAAAAAAATAAAATTATAAGATTATGAGTACTCAAAAAATTTCTACACAAGCATTACACGCAGGACACGATACAACAAAAAATGGAGGCACTAGAGCAGTTCCAATTTATCAATCAACTTCATATGTTTTTAACAATACAGAGCATGCTGCAAATTTATTTTCATTAAAAGAATTAGGGTTTATTTATGCAAGATTAAACAATCCAACAAATGATATTTTGCAACAACGTTTAGCAGCAGTTGAAGGAGGAGTTGGAGCTGTTGTATTTGCCTCTGGAACTTCAGCAATTTCAACAGGATTGTTAACTTTGTTAAAAGCTGGAGATCATATTGTTGCATCAAGTAGTTTATATGGTGGTACCTATACGCTTTTAAATGTTACTTTGCCAAGATTAGGAATTACAACAACATTTGTAGACGCTTCAAATCCAGATAGTTTTAAAGATGCTGTTCAAGAGAATACGAGAGCGTTTTTTGTAGAATCTTTAGGAAATCCAAAATTAGATGTTCTAGATTTAGAAGCTATTGCAGCGCATTCAAAAACTGCTGGTGTTCCATTTATTGTAGATAATACGGTTGCAACGCCAGCATTATTAAATCCAATTAAACATGGAGCAAATTTGGTAATTCATTCATTGACAAAATATATTGGCGGACAAGGGAATTCTTTAGGAGGTGCAATTATTGATGCTGGAACTTTTGATTGGACAAACGGAAAATTTCCTGAATTTACAGAGCCGTCAGCAGGTTACCATGGCTTAGTTTATAGTGAAGCTTTAGGAGCTGCAGCATTTACTTTTAAATTAATTTTAGAGGGTTTACGTGATTTTGGTGGTGCTTTAAGTCCGTTTAACGCTTTTCAAATTATACAAGGGTTGGAAACTTTACCTGTTCGTATTAAACAACACAGTGCAAATGCATTAGAATTAGCAAAATGGTTAGAAAGTAGAGAAGAAGTAGCTTGGGTAAATTATCCAGGTTTAGAAAGTAATAAGTACAATACATTGGCTAAAAAATATTTGCCAAAAGGGCAAAGTGGATTGGT includes the following:
- a CDS encoding M3 family metallopeptidase, whose product is MSKKTTTLFATILCITLAFTSCKENKQTTKNMTENNILLQEWTGPYGGVPAFDKMNLTDIKPAIEKGMELKLQEIDEITANTEAPTFENTIVPLEKSGEALSRVFKYYGIWSSNISSSEFRAIQSEMAPIISEFNSKISQNSELFKRIKTVYNNAIKNPLEADQQRVIQLIYEDFAMGGAELDAEKKARYAAINKELSSLYTNFSNNILADEENYVVYLTKGQLGGLSEGMIKSMAKIASEKGHEGKYAVPNTRSYIDPFLTYSTERELRKQVWTNYYSRGDNADEFDNNKNIAKILQLRKERVELLGYDNFGDWRLQNRMAKTPENAMNLMNAVWPAAIARVKEEVADMQAVANANGDNITIEPWDYRFYAEKVRQQKYDLDSDEVKQYLQLDKLTEALFFVASELFNYNFTPVPEGSVPVFHEDVNVWEVTDKTTGKHIGLWYLDPFARPGKRSGAWATTYRSHTTFNGEKTVLASNNSNFVKPAAGEALLVSWDDATTFLHEFGHALHFFSSNVKYPTLNGGVRDYTEFQSQVLERWLATDKVINQFLVHYKTGEAIPQSLVEKIKKASTFNQGFATTEYLASAIMDMKLHLADPTNIDIDAFEKETLEAMNMPKELVMRHRTPHFGHVFSGEGYATAYYGYMWADVLTADAAEAFAEAPNGFYDKELAAKMVKYLFAPRNSMDPAEAYRLFRGRDAKIDALMRDRGFPVSKN
- a CDS encoding carboxypeptidase-like regulatory domain-containing protein — protein: MKNKNLFLKILSNKVSIFIFISLIGFQNIVYSSTLIVNDTVDFKQYKGKIIDSKSKKPLVFATLLVNNTNISSITNTQGEFQLKIPKKYSKNLVTVSFLGYTNKAIDFNTLNEDKIVITLETHIEKLSEIKINIENADALIREMLKNKQHNYFDFATSMTAFYRETIKKRRSYVSLSEAVIEVNKQSYLNRKKDLIKLYKARKSTDYNKLDTITLKLKGGPSSTLKIDVIKNTFEFFGDDVFENYQFKFANATKIDNRPIYVVNFKQKNHIKTPFYYGQLFIDANTYALISTKFHLNLDNKQEASRLFVVKKPKKADVTPIKASYQINYREKDGKWYFGYSRIELGFKINYDKRLFNSVYNLIMEIAITDWEKTTNINTIKFKDRLKPSIILSDEAQGFSDPEFWGEFNVIEPEKPIENAIKKIQKQLKKN
- a CDS encoding O-acetylhomoserine aminocarboxypropyltransferase/cysteine synthase family protein, with translation MSTQKISTQALHAGHDTTKNGGTRAVPIYQSTSYVFNNTEHAANLFSLKELGFIYARLNNPTNDILQQRLAAVEGGVGAVVFASGTSAISTGLLTLLKAGDHIVASSSLYGGTYTLLNVTLPRLGITTTFVDASNPDSFKDAVQENTRAFFVESLGNPKLDVLDLEAIAAHSKTAGVPFIVDNTVATPALLNPIKHGANLVIHSLTKYIGGQGNSLGGAIIDAGTFDWTNGKFPEFTEPSAGYHGLVYSEALGAAAFTFKLILEGLRDFGGALSPFNAFQIIQGLETLPVRIKQHSANALELAKWLESREEVAWVNYPGLESNKYNTLAKKYLPKGQSGLVTFGVKGGFEAAKKVTDATEIFSLLANIGDTKSLIIHPASTTHQQLTVEQQASAGVGQDLIRLSVGLEDIEDLKGDLEQAFKKIVD
- the metK gene encoding methionine adenosyltransferase, whose product is MSYLFTSESVSEGHPDKVSDQISDALVDNFLAFDSNSKVACETLVTTGQVVLAGEVKSKTYLDVQKIARDVINNIGYTKGEYMFDGNSCGVLSAIHEQSQDINQGVDRATKEEQGAGDQGMMFGYATNETENLMPLALDLSHRILHELAALRRENNEITYLRPDSKSQVTIEYTDDNVPFRIKDIVVSTQHDQFLEDDIEMLAKIKSDIINILIPRVIAKLPTSIQALFNDNIKYHVNPTGKFVIGGPHGDTGLTGRKIIVDTYGGKGAHGGGAFSGKDPSKVDRSAAYATRHIAKNLVAAGVADEILIQVSYAIGVAEPMGIYVNTYGTSKVNKADGEIAEIVSTLFDMRPSAIEERLKLRQPMYLETAAYGHMGRDNRIVNKTFTNVDGSKVSLDVELFTWEKLDYVAKIKEAFKI
- a CDS encoding DM13 domain-containing protein; protein product: MKNLIVFMLFVITFSNCSENNDEMDVIEVRIENEENNINEENTTSEPTLIMGDFIDGAHPTSGKASVNSDKSVLSFTNFKTDNGPKLLVYLSTDSNANEFVNLGDLKGIIGDFTYGIPENIDVSKYNIVNIWCVDFSVSFGTATLK